The sequence below is a genomic window from Hemitrygon akajei chromosome 2, sHemAka1.3, whole genome shotgun sequence.
aacagtcttggcccgaaacactgACTCTTTATTTcgctccattgatgctgtctgatttgctgagtacctccagcattttgtgtgtgttgctctggtccTGGTGCTATGAAGGGATCtcatttttccaaactgagaAAGAGGAAAATATGTAAACAGGCTTTATTTTTCTGATGGTATTCAATGATTATTGCTGAAAGTGTTTGCAGCAGAAATCAGCAGCTTTGACTATCCACCACTCTTCAGCATGTAATAACTGCCAATCATGTATTTCACAGATATTTGTGGGTAATAAATTGTTCTACATTGAGTGTATTAAAATTGGTGTCAACAAAGCTGCACATAATGAGAAAGATGTGCTAAGCTTTCAAGTTTTGGATGGTCTAATTAAAATTATTAGAGACTTTAATTCATTTAAATCATTAGTGGCAATGTATCTGAGTTCTTAACTTTTGAATTCAAAATGCGTTTGAACATAGATCAGTacaatacaggaacaggccctgtgtcccacaatgttctgccaaatcagctaaaaagtaaattttaaaaatccCCAATCTaatacctacacaatgtccgtatccctccatcctcctcatATCCATGTGACTATCTAAACGTCACTTAAGAGCCTCTgatgtatttgcttccaccaccttaccaggcagtgtattccaggcattgtagctcagtctagtttttgtgctgtgtcatgtaacactatggtcctgaaaaacgttgtctcatttttaccatgtactgtaccagcagttatagtcaaaatgacaataaaagtgacttgacttggaagattagtttgtgtgatgtgctgggctgtgttcacgatcttctacagcttcttccagtcttggacaggacaacttccataccaggttgtgatgcaccctagaagaatgctggAGATTACTGGAGAAATAGAAGCTATGTTTACAGTCATAAATCCTGGACTCAGAGTGGCAGCTGCATCCAATTGTACCATCATCTTACCAGAGAAGGGGCCTCTGTGGATGTGCTGGAACCTGTACTTGGCTGGGGCTTGCTCTCCAGTGCTCGCTCACTGCTGCACTCTGGTGTTTGCTCCGAGCTGCCCTCCAGTGGTAGGACAGTGGAaggacaagctggaccaggacaacttaCTGaactcacagacagacagacagacagacatactttattgatcccgagggaaactgggctttgttacagtcgcaccaaccaagaatagtgtagaaatatagcaatataaaaccataaataattaaataataataaattatggaaataagtccaggaccagcctattggctcagggtgtctgacactccgagggaggagttgtaaacttgatggccacaggcaggactgacttcctatgatgctcagtgttgcatctgggtggaatgagtctctggctgaatgtactcctgtgcctaactagtacattatggagtggatgggagacattgtccaagatggcatgcaacttggacagcatcctcttttcagacaccaccgtcagagagtccagttccaccccaacaacatcactggccttacgaatgagtttgttgattctgttggtgtctgctaccctcagcctgctgccccagcacacaacagcaaacatgatagcactgaccaccacagactcatagaacatcctcagcatcatgaTGTTCAGTGTAGAACACCACTCAGGGACTTCAGCAATATGATTTCTTATTTTTATACCTGTATGTTTTTCTGCAACGGTAACCATGTTATGCTGTATGCTGCTGGTaaagtgttttgcaccttggccccaaagaaacgctgtttcattttgctatattcatgtatggttgaatgacaattgaacttgaatttgatacTTGATTGAATGCCATCTCCTTCACCTCTAAAATAATCCTTTTCTGGATTAATGAACATTGTTAAACAACATTCTGTAAACCCATTCATAACTTTAGCACCATTCCCAAATTAGTAGCTGAAACAAAGTCAATGGATAAGTGGCAAGGGTGATTGAAGTATCAGGGTAAGTGTGGAGGGGCCACCGTGGTGGTGATGGTCAGCAGCCGGATTGGTGCGTTTGGACCCAGATCGGCAGCATTCAGATCCGGGATGGAGCTCACTCTTTACAGAAGGTCAGAGTTTATGCGGCTGTGCTCCATTCATCTCTATGCAGACGGAAAGATGTTCCCGTTATTCTGAGAGTTCTGTGATTTttggactgtactttatattggtttccttcagtttttcaccctttattttcttgtggccgattggcagtgggtgatctgttaatttttgTGTATGGGGGGGTCGGGGGTTTTGAAGCTACTttcgctgtttttttctgtgagggAGGCGGTCGGGGATAGTTATTGTCTCAGTTTTTTTGTGAGGGAGGAGGTCAGGGAtagttattgttgctgttttttctgcgCGCGAGAGAGTGGGGAATTTGGGGTCTGcgaattttgtttcttttctttttcatgatGGGaagagttgatgtcttttctttgaagggctatggggagattggggttgagaggaaaattgcatcagccatgatgaaatggcggagcagactcgattggccaaatgacctaatcctgctccaatatcttactGTCTTATGATCTTCAATCAActcccatggtctttctgtattttatAGCTATCTGGAAAAGACAAATATCGAGTTGCGTACTTTGAAAATAagatgaacctttgaatcttttttCTTAATTTGGTCTATTTCTTTAATCTGGTATTTCCTCATAGTAAAGCTTCCCATAGTACCTGATTGTTACCACCAAGAAGCGCTGAAATTAACTTCACATCAAAACATacctgatgggccaaaggacctaattctgtttctacagCTTGTGATCTTATAATGAATAATGTGTGGCTAAGGAGAAATCATAAAAGCAAATATGATAGAGAAAATAAAGCAAACAAAATGAACGGATTCTGAAGGCAGAAAATAAAGGAAATGATTGTGTGTCCTGTGAAAACAACTCTAAAGACAGGGAAAGTGTATGAAATGAATGTGTGTCCAGTGAGAATACTCTAAATACAGGGAAAATACAGGAAAAATCTCACTCAGCATTTATCAGAGCAGAATTCTCAGTTCCTTAACTCAGGGTAGAGGTTATGGTCCTCATTTCACCAATCAGACAAGAAACcaacctcctgatgaagggttttggcccgaaacgtcgtcactacctcctcccatagatgctgtctggcctgctgagttctgccagcattttgtgtttttaaaccaATATCATTCTTAGCATTCTGCTTCTGAATTAGATCAGTGAGTCATTGTTTGCAATTGCAACCTTAAACGGTTCTTTCAAGGACATCAATGTACCTCTCATATGGAGGGATAGTTTAAAATAATAATTGATATGGCCGTTGCATTAATGATGCAGATGAGAAAGTTATTATCTGACCTTAGATATTGACAGGAGGAACAGGTCACAGCTGCAGCTAAAATTTCCTGCTGTCTTTGCTTCACTCACAGAGATCAAGTGCTTGTTTAATTAGCTCTTATCcttcattttaattttcttctaacTCTCAGAATATGTATTATTCATCAGAGAAAAAGTAACAATAAGCAGGCTCCTCATTAGTGTCTGCCCTCTAACAACAATATTCACATGTTCAGAGTTTCCATGTTATACaatgggcgagtctaggaccacagagcACAGGatcagaacagaggggtgtccaattagaacagagatgaggaggattttctttagccagagggtggtgaaactgtggaattcattgccacagacggatgTAGAGGCCAAGTGTTCAGGTATGTTTAAAGCGAAGATTGTTaaattcctgattagtaagggtgggcaaatgttacagggagaggcaggagaatgggatagagagggaaaataaatcatccatgatagaatggcagcgcagactcgatggactgaatggcctaattctgctctgatatcttatgGAGATATACTGCCTCACCACTCAACATACAATTGGGCAGCGTTCCAGCAATCATTATTAAACACCATGCAGGTTACAATAAATGTAAATTTTTATCTAATTTGGATGTGaggtagagagcattctaacaagctgcatcactgcttggttcaGAAACCTGaggtggacaggaaggctcttcAACGGGTGGTCAAAACTGCCCTACGCACCACAGGCATCAGCCTACCTGCTATCAAGGACAtagatacagaaaggtgctggagaaGGGCCAGCAACATCATAAaggatcctacccaccctgcACATGGACTGattgtcccactctcatcagggaagaggctgcaTAGCATCCACATCAGGATCACCAGACTGAAAaccagttacttttcccaaggaATAAGACTCTTCaacccagtaacccacccatcTGCAGCACCGCACCTTCCCCCCACCAGCAACACTACTTtatagcaacatacacaaattgctggaggaactcaacaggtcaggcagcatcaatggaaatgaataaataggtgacgtttcggaccaagacccttaatcagaactggaaaggaagggggaagacgtcaGAGTAAAAggcagggggaagggaaggaggacagccaaaaggtgaagccagatagttggggaaggtcaagggctgaagaagaaggatcctgataggagaggagagtgggccatcggagaaagggaaccaggtggaggtgatagccaggtgagaagaggtaaaatgcCAGagcggggaatagaagaagaagggagaaggagggaaacATTTTTTTATcagaagaagaaattgatattcacatCATcagggttggaggctacccagacggaatataaggtgttattcctccatcctgagggtgacctcatcttggcacaagaggaagccatggaccaacatgttggaatgggaatgggaattggaattaatatgtttggccaccgggaagctTTGCTTGCTTTCGGTGAATGGAGCGGAGATGTTTGAttaagcagtcccccaatttatgacgaggctcactaatgtagaggaggctgaatTGGAAGCACCccacacaatagacaaccccggcagatttgcaggtgaagtgcagCTTCcaaaccaggccatcagactgattaattcatgcagatacaattgtatttctatgttatattgatatTATATTGATTATATTGActctcctgttgtacatactgtttattataatTTTCTAtaaattgcacactgcacatttagacggagatgcaaagatttttactcctcatgtatgtgaaggatgtaagtaataaagtcaattcaattcaattcagttcaggtGTAGAACTTCAGCTGCTCGCAGGGAGATTAGTGAAGAGTGACgattggacaagggagtcacagagggagcaatccagCTGATGTACAGATTCCTGTGCTGAATGTCACTTTATGGGCTTAAAATTAATCTACATCTATAATctaccttatgtatttatatttattgtttttctattCTGGTCtttagcatattgtgtgtgtttttgtactgacttggatctggagtaacaattatttcattctcctttacacttatgtactggaaatgacattaaacaatcttaggTCTTGGATATAATTTATAAATTAAAAGTTGAAAACCCAGAGTGTTAGAcaaactgtcatggtccggtccgtaagGACTGTGttctggttcacggtccggtccatggaTTCCGGACTCCGGGACTTCTGGCTGtccgttgtttcagttgggcttaatcacaggcacctgattctcattttgaggctggaatataagtgggttcaagtgtggttgctggtttgtcttgttggtagcctgtccttgcctctgtgggataagtcaggctgtctttgctgttaccctgaggctgaacTGTTCCCTTCCTCCCCTCTGTAGCctggcctgaagccttgccggcaacCTCGCCTGTATTGCTGTCAAGTTCAGCCacgagtgagactggagccttgccaagccaacagaaggaactatctattgTTGAACTTGGAGCTGTCTCTTTGTGGccctgtgtttagtgtctgtgtatgagtcctggccctacgtcctgtccccaaggaggggtcctggctctgtgttctgtgttcctgtgctccagtccaaggctctgaggagaTTCCTGTGCGTGTTCAAGGttctgaggaggttccagtccgtgtccaagtcgTAGCTTAGGTCCCGAGTCCTGGTCTCATCCAGGACTAGTGTCCATGTCCAGCTACGCCTCTCCctgcttctgctttgctctcccttgacctaggctctgcattcctgctcTCCCTTGGCCTAGGCTCTGTGTTTCTGCTCTCCCTCAatcaagaccaagtctgagcttcatttCCCggtccaagtctgagcttcatgtcctcatccagccctgGAGCCCTGTGTCCTGCCCCCACggccagtcctgttgccttgccatgtCCAGTCCTCGCCTGGATCCCGAGTCCAAGCCTGAAGcaagaccaaggttctgggtccctgtccagtctctggagtccttgtccaggttcctagttcctcatccaggtcacactttcctactctagtcctCACCCATGGcctgtctcctagtcttgtccaaggcctgtgtcttgtccagcgtcgtttcttccccacttcccttgctttcttgatacacctagCCCTCTCCCCAGTAATTCAGTGTCAGTAttttgcatttgggtccactcccaacgcccaccttatgacacaAACACAGGAATCAGAGACCCAATTAATGTAAATAGAGCTAAAATGGAGAATAGGTTCAATCAAACATGCATGCAGTTTGAACATTAGAGTCAGAAAATTTTGAAAATACATTCAaagtatataaaataaataatttaatgACAAAAATGATTTTTAGTCTTTGCTGATAAGCCAGGATCTTTGATGACCTGCTTTCCCTTCGGTTTGAGGTGGCCTCTGAGGCAAGAGATTCTGCCACCTCTGAGGCAAAAGGTATtggatgggtcaggaagaggagtaGTTTGGGAGGTCCTGTTCTTCTTCCACTGTGCTCCCAATGAAAGCTTAATGCTATCTCAAACATTCCTCTTTACTTTGAGTGGCGAGTGGACAGGAATTCCCAGTTGTTGCTGGAGATTTTGGAGTTTTCAATGTAATTTTGAGAACTCCCTCTAATCTttggtaacacacaaaatgctggaggaactcagcaggtcaggcagcatctatgaagaggaataaacagctgatgttttgggctgagacccctcatcaggactggaaaggaaggagcaagtgaagccaggtgggtgggaaaggtaaagggctgaagaagaaggaatgtgataggagaggaaagtagaccatgggagaaagggaagaaggaggggcactgggAGAGGTGGTAGAcagttgaggagaagagatagaaggtcagagtgggaatagaagaagggaggggagggaaatttTTACcagaagaaattgatgttcatgccatcagattggaggctacgtAAACAGACtagagctgttgctcctccaccctgagagtggcgtCACCATGGACACTCTTGTAGAATGGcagtggggataggaattaaaatggttggccactgggaaattccactcttggcagatggagtggaggttcatggcctcctctactgtggcagtaaggtcacactcaggttggcggaacaccttatattctgtttgggtagcctccaacctgatggcatgaatatagatatctcgaacttccggtaatgcccccctcccccacttcaccatttctcccctccccccaccttctaactctgagtcctcatcttttttttctccagtcctgctgaaaggtctcagcttggaatgtcttttccatagatgctgcctggcctgctgagttcgtccaacattttcagtgtgttgctcggatttccagcatctgcagatatctcTTGTGTtaacgtagaacattacagcacagtacgggcccattggcccacgaagttgtgccgacctcttaacctactctaaaatcgaTCTAACTCCTCCctcttacatagccctccattttcctatcatccttATGCCTATCTAAAAGTTGCTAATTCAAACAATCTTTTCAAAAGTGGTAGTTGTTTAGACATGGAGTGCTAAGGGTTTCTAGAACAATGGCCTCTTCTCCATACTTGAAACTTCATATAAAGTTGGCCCCTGGTGTAGTCTTTAACTCAGAAACGGCACCCGCTTACATTAAAAGTCTGAAACACTAGACTACAGTGGTATCACCCGAGGCGACAAAAGCGATAGGTCTGTGATAAGAGCGTGCGTGAATTTCTCAGTGAAATGACAGGCAGAGAAAGCCAGCGTATCTCACAGTGAGGACGTCAGAGATGTCCTGCCGCCGACGTGAACTATTTGGGTTAGTTTAATCGCTCTGCGTTGTCAGATGCCGCGGGTAAAACACGCAGGTAGAGATCTTCCGATTTCAACACCCTACCCGTGAAAATAATTTCACAACGAACCGAGATACATTTATAACCCGACTAAGTGTAATGGAGACGGCGATAACTTTGGACAACGCGATTCAAGCCAACTTCTCTCCGCTAATGTGGACTATAGATGCATTAAGTAATGTAAGCGAAGTACTTGAAGCCCCGTTTTACAAGAGACGCACCAGGATCATCTCCGTAACCCTCATTTTCACCCTGGCTTTCATGGGGAACCTGGCAGTGGTGTATAAAATCTGTGGCAGCAGAAGGAAGAGGCGGAAAATTGATTTCCTCGTCGCTAACCTGGCGGCGGCAGACCTCTGTGTATCTATCATGACTTTGCTCTCTCAGGTCGTTTGGGAGATGTTGGAAGATGCGTGGTTAGTCGGTGATCTTGCGTGCAGATTTTCCAAAGTTTTCCAGGTCTTTGGACTTATTGCTTCTTCGAATATTATAGCGACTATCGCTTCGGAAAGGTACCATGCCACAGTCAATCTAAAGGATAGTCCTTTCCCCACCAAGATCTTAACGATTATATCGTGGATCTGCGCTCTCATATTCGCAGCTCCCCAGGCGTTCATCTTCAAACTGACCATACAGGAAGGAAACGGAAAATGCCTCAGTACCCTTGGTCAGATGCATAAATGGCACTTCCAAATGTTTATAATATTTGAAGCTATTACTGACTTTTTTGTTCCCTTTTGCATTTTGTGCGTGGCCTTCACAAGAATCCTCTGGACCGTTTCGAGGAGAGCGTCGTTAATCGAAAACTGCACAAAGGAAGTACAGCGCGATGGATCCTTTCCAACCATTGCTCCCAAAAGCTCAATCCCAAGAGCCAAGATAAAGACTTTGAAGATGACTTTAGTAATTATTATATCCTTTATAATTTGTGGGTTGCCTTATTTTGTCTTAGAGATGAAAATTGCCTTTGGGACAATACCAGAGGCGCACACTGATTTAATCACGGTCCTTGGAATCTTGGTGGTTTCCAATAGCGCTGTCAACCCCTATGTCTATCTGTTTTTTAGGACCGATAACGTCCATTTAAGGCGACTGGAGAAGAGAGTGTGTTTCTCGTGCCTGAAAAGCTACAGAGAGGAAACATTCCACAGGGAATTATGCGCAGTTGGGAAACGGATGGAGGACACCAGCATCACCGCTTCCGAGGATGACACGGCTCACCATTTAGCTTCTGTGGACAACGGCTCGTCTCCCGTCTCCAGTCTGTGACACCGCATCCTGTCAAACTTTTCTGTGAGGAGTGTCTCGCTCAGTTTCTGTTATTGTTGGTGGAGATTGGACGTTAAATTGCATAATTCCATTATTTGGATCATTTCAAGCTGGAAAGCAAATGTAAAACAATTAAGTAATCGATCATTTTCCTTCTATTAAATCGTTATTCCTTCTTCAGCTATCCAACATATTTCGTTCTGTTAGCGATACAAAGATGATCGGCATTAATCGCTTCGTAGGGCTCTGCTGCTCGtgacagagagcgagagagagtgacagaaagCCACAGCAGGACTGCTTTACAGCACTGGGAATCCACTTATTCTGGAAACTACACCAATATTTTGATCATAGGATTCTCCCAACAATGCAATGAGATCTTGTAAGAATCCCGGGTGCACCGACTGTCAGTTACTTAACAGCAGATTCGACAATCCTAAACTATAAAATATACCAATAACTTTGTTATCCTTCTGCTTGGAAGTGAGCATTTAATTGTTATACGCTTTTTTTGTAAAGAAAATATTGTTGGTGTAATGCTTTATTAATTTTTTCACCAACTGTAATCTTTCAATTTATGTCTTGCCTTGTAGCTGATGATAAGGAGAATTAAtttctgtcacacacacacacacacacacacacacacacacacacacacacacacacacacacacacacacacacacacacacacacacacacacacacacacacacacacacacacacacacactaatttgcagatgctggaaaaccaacgCAACACACTCTCaaaatgcaggtcaggcagcatctggagagaaataaagaatgGATGTTTttagctgagacccttcgtcaggagccACACACACTTCCTTTTTAGGTTGTTCTGGTTCTGGCAGTGTGTCTTCAAAGGTAATAAGACAACAAATTGGAACCGTTGATCCCGTGTTCTTCCAATAATTGTCACTCAGAATGGTGTGGGGGCTAGGGCTAAGCTGTTCTGAAGAAACCTAACACAGTTTAAGTTATTATTTAGTTCTTTCAGTTTTGGACTACTTTGTCCTTTAACTTgccaaataaaacaaaaaataagtCAGGAAAATCTGGTTAGACAATATGGATCCTTCAGTTTTCGTTCTTTTTTGCCAACCTGCAATCTCATTTTTCCTGGCGACTTCACAGTTCACTGTTACTGAAAGACAACTTTCATTTTGTGtttctgttgtgccttttttcctGGTACATAATTCAATACAAAGATCCTATTTCTTATTtgaagatacagcacagtaacaggccctaccAGCCCAAACCACCTGtttacacccatatgaccaatttacctactaactggtaggcttttggaatatgggaggaaaccagagcacctggagaaaacccaagcATTCCACAGAGGAAGTACGAATTCACTACGGACAACAGCGGAAATGAATCGGGGTTGCTGCCGCTGTAATGGTGTTACAGTAACTGCTACACTAAAATGTTAACATTAGGACCTTTCATGATTTCAGTTATGAAATTATGATACATAATGTATTGGGGGAAAATCAATCACCAACTTGCATACAGCTTGATCTCACAAAGATCAATATCATATCACATTTAATATACAATTTTTGTGAATGTTAACTGAAAGACTGATATGACTAAAGCACAAGTTTGCTTCTATAGAATGCCTTGGAAATTATTTACAGGTAGCTTTAAAAGCGCTTTGATTTAACATCACAGTTGAAGGATGGAATCAGTGATGGTCTCACAGGTATTGATTGCACATTCACATCTCTACAGAGGCAAATGAACCCACAATGATTATGATCAGTAATCCACGTGGACACCACAGTCCAACAGAATGTGCTAATAGCAAGAGGTTTacctacatttaaaaaaatggctTTCAATGACATTATACCTTTCATATCTTCAACATGTCCATGAAGAGTTTCCAGCCAAGTAAATAGCTTTTAAAGTGCAGTCATTGTTGTAATACAACTGTGAAGCAGGGAACATCACAACTGACATGCACACAAGTTTCCAGAGCAGTAAAGCCATGAAGAGCAGATAAATGTTTCAGTGATGTTAATGAATAAGTACAGTATGGTGACATTAGAGTTATCTTATTGTGCAGTTGTTTTATTCAAAGTAGATCTCACAAAttaatatatttacaaatttgaTTAGTCCACAAAGCAGTTCTGTTTTGTAATATAGAGAAATATGTAAACTTGAGCCGGGGAGTCATTAATGGATAAATAAACTACTGATTAAATGTGAAATACTAACTGGATCTGGAATTTCTCTAGAGCAATATGATATATGAGAACAATGTACAAGTTACACAGTAATCTCATATGGATTTCTGTACAAATATTTGTTTCATACATGTTCCCAAACAATGTAACAGCATTCTCTAAAATGGTGAGCAGAAATTAATA
It includes:
- the LOC140738464 gene encoding probable G-protein coupled receptor 150 gives rise to the protein METAITLDNAIQANFSPLMWTIDALSNVSEVLEAPFYKRRTRIISVTLIFTLAFMGNLAVVYKICGSRRKRRKIDFLVANLAAADLCVSIMTLLSQVVWEMLEDAWLVGDLACRFSKVFQVFGLIASSNIIATIASERYHATVNLKDSPFPTKILTIISWICALIFAAPQAFIFKLTIQEGNGKCLSTLGQMHKWHFQMFIIFEAITDFFVPFCILCVAFTRILWTVSRRASLIENCTKEVQRDGSFPTIAPKSSIPRAKIKTLKMTLVIIISFIICGLPYFVLEMKIAFGTIPEAHTDLITVLGILVVSNSAVNPYVYLFFRTDNVHLRRLEKRVCFSCLKSYREETFHRELCAVGKRMEDTSITASEDDTAHHLASVDNGSSPVSSL